The nucleotide window GAGACTTCTATGATGTTCTCTTCATCAATTTCCTTCTGTAATGCTTCTAGTACCTCCTCTTTTGAGGTTAGCATGTCCAGATCTCTTACTTCAACggttttttcttatttttattgtgGCGCCTTCCACTAGTACTGCTTTAACTGCTTCTCTTGTGCGTTTAAGTTCTATCAGAATAACTCCTGTAACTgttctgcgtattttatttaagcTATTCCCCAGTGTGCTAAGTGACAAagccgcttttattttttaataaaatctcTGCATAGCTCTTTCCTTCTGCAGCCTTGATAATTAGCCAGGGCCACTTTTATCCTCTTTGCTggcctttttctcctttttctttgacATTCTTGTGACGACTTCCTGCCACGCTGCCTTTTTAGGTTGCTTATCCTCTCCTTTATTTCCTTTATTTCTATCCTGTGGAGTAGTTGGGGCTTCCTTTGTTGCACCCGCCTTCCGAGATCTAAGACTCGGGATTGTCTGGGTTTCCCTCCCCTGAGTTGCCGGACGTTGGCATTGCTGTAAGTTATCGTCTGCTATGCAGAGATTCTTATAGCTTGCTGTTATGATATGCTGTTATTAACTCGATCGATAATGCAGCGAACCTACTGAAAACTGTGCAACCGACTTTCTCGGCTCCTGTCGCTAGGACCTCGTACGTCGCTGTGGCTTCGCGCAATGCACAACCAGCAAACCCATCAACACGCGTAACTCTGGACCGCGGAAACCCATCCCAATTACGCGCACGGACTGCATTATCATCGGACCAACTGACTTCTCGAAACAACGCTACACGGACTCAAGATCAACCAAGGCGATGGTTCAGCGGTGCATAGACCCCGGTCAGTACCAGATAAAAATCGACCGCGTAAGCTATAGACCTCAGTGCTCTGTTATAGTCGAAGGCAGCACCTTGGACCCAGCGTCCTTGACCAATTGTACCGCGTTAAGCAAAGAAGGTCTAGAGATTAAGAAAGAAGTAAAGCATAACCCTCGCTTAGTCATACACGACATTCCAGTGGAACTCTCCAAAGAAGAAATCATCACGTGCCTTGTGGAGCAGAATCTACCTGGCGTCCCAGTCGACGAAGTTAAACACTTCTTTCTCTATCCGACGGGCAGAAAGCGATTCAGATCCTGCATCATCGAGACCCTACCGGAACACAGAATTCGGCTACTCAGTCTGAGAAAGATGACTATCAAATTTCCTCACTCCCAAAGTGGTGACCCCGACGTGATCTCACAAGTGCGAAGGACGCTAGAATTTCGAAATCGGAGACGTAGGTAGTGAGTCATGGTGACACGCATTACCAACGGCGAACGCAGCAGCTGATAAGATGACGGACACGACGAATCCCGGAACGACGACATCAACGACCGGAGTGACAACGCCAACAGCAACGACAGCCGCGACAGAAGCAGCGGTTAGTACGAGTATAACGCAAACCCTAATGAAGGTATGTAAGCTCGGATTTCGGGCACCGATGCTGATTCCCAACGAACCGGAGTTATGGTTTACCCAGTTCGAACAGAACCTGGAGAATGCCGGCATCACCACCGAAACCACCAAATTTAGCTACCTCGGTGGCAATATGGACCGGCAACACGCTATCTTGGTGAAGGATTTACTGATGAACCCACCAGCCCAGACCCCATACACCACGACAAAGGCCATGCTATTGAAGAGACTCAACGTGTCACAAGAATCCAAGACACGGCAATTACTCGAACTAGCCAGTCAGCTGGACGGACGCAGCAACGGCAGCCTTTGAGAAGACCAAGGCCGACCTCGAGCAAGCCACGCTCCTAGCGCATCCTCAAGAAGGGGCACACCTAACCCTGGTTTGCGACGCCTCAGACAATGCCGTCGGCGCAGCCCTGCAACAGCGAGTAGACAACCAGTGAGAGccattaagtttttttttcaaaaaaactgaGCCCCACGCAAGCCCGTTACAGCGCTTTTGACCGCGAACTACTCGCTATCTACCTGGCAATCAAACATTTCCGCCACAAGGTAGAAGCTCGCGCGTTTGTCATCTACACGGACCACAAGCCGCTGATTTTTGCCTTGTAACGTTGCAAAAATTTGCGACGTTCCAAGACGAGCGGGTCCTAGACCGGGGTGGCAGCATGGTGTCCCGAGGCCGAGAAGTATGCATGTGTGGAACGATAActtatgcgtgtgtgtgcgtttttCTTTACATTATTCCCGAATCGAGAGCGGTGCCGAGAATCACCGCTGGTGCGAGAGAGAGGTGTCGAGTTTACAGCGTTGCCGGATCTACCAAAGCACGAGAGGTGCAATCGCGTTCGAATTCGTCAGAGAAGCGCGCGCTAACGGGGCCTAGTAGGAGGCGCGGAGATTCGCGAATAGCGACGGCGGGAGAGAGCCAATCAGCGGTCtctgccaccgccgccgcgggCCACAAGCTCGAACAAGGAGCagcgctcgctctcttgctTGCTGACTCTGGTCTGGGACGGACGTGGCTCTCAACGCTCTCAAACAAAAGGTCAGTAGTTGTCTCCTTCTGAACATCTTCTCCGCGGCCAGGTGTGTTGCGAAGGCCTTTGGTCGACGTAGCGCAAACGGGTTGCGGTACGGAGAGTTTCGTGTTCGTGCGTGTTTGTCGTTGTTGAAATCGCGGGTTTTTCTTGAGTGACTTTGTGTGGGTTCTTGAACGACTTCGTCCTATGTTTCGGCTTATCTCTGCGGATCTGGTGACCGTGCGGTTTGCCGCAACGACGGAAATAATGCAGCGTAATTCAGAAGTCGTTTAGTGTAAAAAGATTCGGAATCGGTAGGAAAAAGTACTCATCGCGCATTTGTTAAAGAAAAGCGACCGGCGCGAGACTCGTGACGGACGGGTACAAGCGAGAGCGACAGCGGTCACTCGTTGCAGGCAGGGCCGCGTGAAGTTTCGATCGGGACGGGGAATAGAATTGTGATTGTTTGACGGCTGCTCACCATCTCCTGGTACGAGCGAGGGTAACAGCAGTTATCCGTCATACGCAGCAGAGGCACGAGCAGGGTCAAATCGGTGCGCGAGGTGTGTTCAGGAAGGTCGGCCGCGTCTTGGCATTTCGGGTTCGAGTTGCAAGACGGTGCGCGCGGCGAGTGAACGTTGAGAGTCGTCCGGGGACAGGTGATAGAGCACCGCCCGATGCACGGTCTGGCTCGGAGTGTCGCTTCTGGGAAGTGCGTACGACCGTATGAGTGAGATTTGAATGAATGTGTTTCTGCTTCGGGACAAAGAAAGACGGTTTCGGTAGTGGCTTATCTAAAAGCGTAACTTTTGGGTTTAGAAAGAAAAGGCTTATCTTGGTTTGGCGGTGGCTAGGTCACAAGTTGTATTGAGTACTGGAACACGATGACATAATAAATGGAAATATAATAGATAAACCACTTGAAACGTTCCATATGTTAACCCTTATCACCTTCCTCACTGACTGCACCCACCCCGCTCTAAATAAGATCCCGACTGAGCTGCGGGAAATTCGGTAGCGCGAGAGTGCAGGCAAAAGAAAGAGACCTCGGGGTCTTGACGATTTGGTCGTCTGGCACCCCTTTGTTCGAGAAAGAACCTGCACTGTCGCTAAGCCTAACGGGAAAACACGGCGATTACAGAATAAAGTAAGAGAGAAATAAGAAGACTGTTTCAATGGCGCCCGGCAACAGCCTACAGTCAGTATAAGTGTAATGTGACCCCTCGAACGTTTCGAGGTCGATGGTTTGCCGTGTGCTTGCGTACGTACGTGTTGTTGAGAAAGTTGGGAATGCGTGTGTTTACAGAGTgagaggaaaattttttttatagaaattcggCATTTAGTAGATTACGAAATTGTGTGGCGTATAGTTGAGGCGGAATATCACAGCTCTCCGAACTGCTCGAGCGTTGTTATAATATtgcatgaataatttttaatacacgGGGAGAGCGCACAATGATAGCATTGTGGGTTTGAACACCCAAGAAATTTACATCTCGGCGAATAAAACagaatatactattaaatCAGTACAACAGTACAATACTTTGGCAACGTGGTATTATGGCACCTTTGgtgaaaaaaactttaacTAGATTAAGTAAGAAGAAGGCTAGGTAAGCGACTCTAGCGTCAAGGAGTACTTAACTCTAAGGCTCTTTAAAAATCGCAGTTATAGTATTTTCGGCCCTGCCGGATGGCCCTAATACATAAACAAAAGATAAATTCTTGTTAGCAGGCACTCgagtgcaaaaaaaaaacaaaaaaacttcTTTTCCGACAAACTAGAGACAACCTTGATCTACGACACACCTTATACTACTACGATAAACTAGCATAACTTATAAATCTCTGGACCAAAAACGAAACAATATTGTAACGGTTATTTTTCCGTTACGCTCTGTAACGGTTCAACTTTCCCCAGGATGTTGAacagtcagtcggttccaggatctggattGGGGAAAGGGGCAATAAAATAGTCTGTTCTTatgtttttaatgttaataaaatatatttccttaagtagataatagtaattgggaatcagttgttaaatcccgtctgaaacagaaatcaattatgcgcttggttaagaatatttcgcctttacaaatggaattgtttaaactagcgctgttaacaatttacgaaaatatctACGCGACTTCGCTATAACAATGAGTCGGTGGTTACGGCTACGGTGTTTCGGTACGGTGACGGTATGGCGGATCGGTGATGGGTTTGAAGGTTAGGAtttcattcggtacggtggagtcgtgtgcgcacggctacacCGATCCGGGTGACTTGCGTAACAACAATCTCGACcgccctgtgtgcgcacagtagcGGCCAGGATAGTGTAacgggattttgaggttatccctccGATTTAtgaagtcgtgtgcgcacggcttaACAAAttttcgtcgctcgtctcgttcctctctttatcctgtgtgcgcacagagataaagcgagtcgtgagatgtcggcgtaaggctggctttgttggttaggatttttacggtggcaccgggtatcgtcacgtgtgctcacgtagacgaggctcgatgtcgctcgggtgtgctcacgacggcaattcggagtttcggggtTCGGAGATacgggtttcggttcgtctaccaaatcgtcacgcgtgctcacgagacgacttcgtcggcgcagatctatctctcgctgttccctgtagtaacgtgtgcgcacgatgctacctggagtggagctcgagtagaactgtcCACCGTGTTGCACGGTCCGCtttataaaggcgcgcggtgCGGATACGTATGAGCGCGTACGCCGCTCGCGCCACCTGGCGCGTCGTTGCTAAGCTGTTCGTCGGCTGTCGCGCTCCGCgctcgtgcggactcgccttgcggttgttgcgcgcgcgctcgcttcgctTCGTGCGGACTCGAAGAAAACCCGAGAAGGCGTTACCGAGGCAGGCCGACGCAGAAGTCTTGTACGACGTGTCAATAAACACGGCGCGCCCCTTCATCACGGAAACTTTCCGCAGAGCGGCATTCGACGCGGTGCACAATCTCGCGCACCGAGGTATCAAGGCCACGGTCAAGCTCATGACACAACGCTACGTGTGGCCGTCCATCAAGGCGGACTGTCGGGCATGGGCGTAAGCTTGCATCCAGTGCCAGCAGTCAAAAACCTCCAGGCACGTTACATCACCAGTCGGAGAATTTAGAACACCTTCCGGGAGATTCGAGCACGTGTATATCGACATTATCACCCTGCCACCATCCGAAGGGCAAAGATACTGCCTCACGTGCGTGGACCGCTACACACGCTGGCCGGAAGCGTTTCCAATGCCGGATCAAGAAGCCGAGACAGTCGCTTGCGCCTTCTACACCGGCTGGATCTGCCGTTTTGGCCCACCGAGACGCCTGACCACCGACCAAGGACGACAATTCGAATCATACCTGTTTCAGTCGCTCAGTTGTCTGACAGGCACGACTCACCTGCGGACGACCGCTTATCACCCGCAAGCGAATGGCATGGTGGAACGACTCCACCGGCAACTGAAAGCTGACATCCGTTGTCACCAGAACGACACGTGGACGCAGATCCTGCCCACCGTCCTCCTAGGCATACGAGCATCGTGGAAGGATGACCTTGAAGCTACCTCGGTAGAGCTGGTATACGGCGAACCACTGCGACTACCTGAAGAGTTACTCGCTCCTAGCGAACGCCAGCAGGAAGATCCAGCGTTTTTCATCAGGCAGCTTCGAGGATACCTACAGCAACTGCGACCAGCAGCCGTCGAACGCCATGGAACAACGAAAACGTTCGTGTTTAAAAATTTGGCAACTTCGAAGCACGTTTTCATACGACACGACGCCGTAAAAAACGCCCTCCAAATGCCGTAGGATGGACCGTTTAGAGTCGTAAGCCGCCGCGACAAAACGCTTATCGTCAACGTGAATGTCAAAGACACGACAGTCTCCATCAACAGGCTAAAACCAGCCTACATCGTCAAAGAAGACAACCGGGACCACCAACCGACTCCAACGACACCAACAACATCACCCAACGCAGCCGACCAGACACAGCCGCCACCAACACCCCAGGAGCAGCCAAACCGACACGAACCCGCCCAGGACGAGAGGACGCCAGACCAACCAACAACTCGACGATCAGGGAGACGCGTGCGTTTCGCAGAACGTTACCAAGCGGGATTCTCAtaacaaaaaatgttattGTATTATAACACACTTATATCGTGACTTCATCACTGGTAAGGGGGTACTGTGGCAGTCGCGCCACATGCTTTTGCCAGCACACTcgacacacacgcacagatgcgcacacacacacgcgcgcgcccgcgcacACGCAGACCCACGCGACCGTGCCTCGCACAGCTCGACCCGAATCAGCACTCATCCGATTCGTTTTCCCCGTCGGGTAGACAATAAACCGTTCGAGCCGCGCTTTATTGTAGCCGCCCGCATCTCGATACCTGCGACCTACGCTAGATTGCGCCCGGATTTTTCCTGGCGCAGTATAACTATAAATTGATAGAGCCGCGGATGCGCGCCGACGCTGGGGGATTACCGGCGCAATAAATCAGCAAACAGCGGGCCACTTGGGCCAGCCGACGCCGACGCTGACGCGCTGCCCGGGCTGCGCACGCTCCGTCCCTGCCGATCCGATCGGTTGATCGGTACAGGAGGCGGAGCTGACGAAATCTTCGACGGTCGATGTCGGAGGACCTGAAATCAGTTACGCTAGAGACACGACACGAGTCGCACGCACTCTAAGCTATCGACACTCGACGAAACGAAAGTTCGAATAAATCTAAGTTCAGTTCACATACTCTGAGTTCGTCATTTCCTCACTCCCAAATAACCATCACTTCGTCGGCTCGGACATGCCGGACATTTTTCACGACACCAGGTCTACTGCACGTACCTGCCCCGACAACGACTTCCACTTCGACCACGTCAGCGCTAAGGACATCCTCGAAGCTTTCAGCAAAGCTAGCTCTAACGCACTGGGCCCGGATGCGCTACCGCTACGATTTTTGAAGGAATGCCTGTTTCACATCATCCTGGTACTTCAGAACATATTCGATGCTTCCTTACAATCAGGTATCTTCCTGAACCAGTGGAAGCGCGCAACCATTCGCTCATTGCCTAAAATTGGCCGCCCTAAGAGCATCGAAGACTTCCACCCGATTAGCATTTTGTGCGCGCCCTCACATCTTCAGGGGAGTACTCCTCCCCCCTCATGCGTGAATGCGGGGTCCCTCAGGGCTCACTCCCAGGACATCTTCTATTCATGCTATTTATCGATGATTTGTCCGACATCTGCGTGGATCTAAAATTTCATTTGTACGCAGATGATTTCTGCTTTTACATCAGCGGTCATATCAAAGAAGCCGCGAACATCGTCTGCCAAGCAAACGAGACTATGGCCAATCTGACCAGCTGGTCAGCCGCGAATGGCCTGCGGATCAATCCCCGTAAAACCAAAGCTATATGGTTCGGTTCTCGAGGCTTCATGGCTCAACTTAGTATCCTGGCGCTGCTGGATGTCGTGCTGGCTGGCCAGGTGATTTACTCTTGAGAATCGCTAAAGCTAGACAGCACGCTGCCCTGGCGTGAGCATTGCACGATGGTCTGCAATAGGAGCTTTACCGCACTCTTCAGGCTTAGGAAATGTGGCTACTTCCTTTCTCAGAGCACGAAAATCGCCCTAGTAAAATCCCTTATACTACCGTACTTCAATTATTGCGCAATCCTTTTTCTGGACTTATCCAAAGAGCTTTGCACAAAGCTCGAGCGTTGCTTGAACGCGGTCCTGTGGTTCGTATCTGGCCTCAGTAGGTTTAACCATATCATCCCTATCTACAGAAAAATTAACATCTTATCCTACAAAGGTAGAGTTCACTACCTCTCCTTGTCATTACTGGCCAATTTGCTCCAAACAGGTCGTCCTTCATATCTGCGGAGCAAATTCAAGTTTCGCGGAACAGACAGGGCGGGTAGTAAACGGGCGAGTAATCTTGACCTCGAAATGCAGAAGTGCCGCACGGATTGTTACGCAAACTCATTCGAGATCGGGGTAGCGGACTTGTAGAACGGATTGCCACACGAGCTGCGCAAATGGTATAAATAACtatttatagtctctcgactttgatagagacttgtggatcaaaacaattaatgtgaaaataataacacgcTCTTTAAACTTGAGATAAAAAGGTATACTAAGTATACCGTCAAACTATTGATctttattgaaaagaaaagagtgtGATTACAAATGTATTGACTATGGAAAATTGAAGAGTATTAGAAGAGTGTTAGAGCACCGACGCGTTAACAAACGATATTATTTAACGGTCGACACTGTGAGGCGAGTCCTCACAGCGCTTCGGCAATACGAAAACTGAATAACACAAATCAGCGAAAGCGGCAGAAGACCGCTCGCGAAAACAGGCGGATAGAGACagagtaggagcgagcgagcgcgcgttgccatggcaacctcaTTGGTGCCGTGCGGGCTAGCGAAAACCGTCGAATTTGAACTTAAGGTGACAAGCTTCTCGAaacttctcgctctctcttcgcATATTAAACTAATATTCGAACATACCGCCCCTCTTGCTGCCATGCAGCAATAAAGAGACcggcaataacaataaattaaatttaaagataGGAAAGCCTACTTCGAAGGAAGCTAATCCCTACCATGACTCTACCGATCGAACTGTTCTCACTAAATTTCTGTGGAATCAATTCCTTAACGAACAGTCGATCAACAACAAGTTTACAATGCTTTAAGTTTAACAacattacaataaaatttgatacaagGTTAAATTCGCCTATATTCTTGAATAATCTAATGCAAAGTTTCTAGCAAGCTAATACTaaagaacaaaataaaaacttgTCTCTAATGAATCTGCATTTAAATATTCGACTAGGATGCTATCTATTCACGAGCTAAGTGAGTTTACAGTGTAGGTGTTGTGTGTAAAATCTCTTCGATTGATGACACTAGGAAACTCTTCAGTCTTGACTGGACTCAGGTTGAAGGCTGGAGACTGCCCTCTGCGCACTCTCGTCTGAGGGTAGAAAGATGACCTTCACAACTGGTCGCTGGAACTCGGAATTGGCAGTACGGATGGTAACAACTCGAACTAGACCATCTTTTCCTGGATGTACCGCTGTAATTCGACCCAGTGGCCACTTGGATGGAGGGCAGAGCTCGTCCTTCAGAAGCACCAAGTCGCCCACGACCAACTGTCGTCCAGGAGTCAGCCACTTGTTTCTCTGCTGTAAATGATGCAAAACCTCCAGTCGCCATCGCTCCAGAAATGGTTTCTCATAACCGAGAGTAGCTTCCACCTGCAAGTGCGAGATTTTAGGTTCACGTCTTCAAAGGGCTCGGGTAACACATTGAGAGGAGCGTTCACAAGAAAGTGACCAGGCGTAAGCGCCACCGAATCAGTGGACTCAGAGCTCAGTGGGCAGAGCGGCCGAGAATTTAAGCATCCCTCGATCTGAGCAGCAACTGTTGACATTTCCTCGAACGTTAATGACGTGTCTCCAATGACACATTTGAAGTGATGTTAAAACTCCTCAATGCCGACTCCCATAGTCCTCCGAAATGAGGAGCTCTAGGAGGTATAAAAGACCATACTATACCGTCCTTCGCCAATGCAGCTGCCACCTCCTGCGATACTGATAAAGCCCGTTGGAATAACTTGTCAATTTCTGTGGCTGCGCCCTTGAAGTTGGTGCCGTTGTCGCTGAATACCATCCTACAAAGTCCACGGCGAGCGGTGAATTTGCGAAACGCTGCTAGAAACGCAGCAGTGGACAAATCTGACACAACTTCAATATTAACAGCTCGAACAACCATACACACAAAAATCgctatacagggtgacccaatttaaacgggcaccgcttataactcgtcagggacagccacaatcgaaaaaatggtagagaccaaagttgtaggatatcgaaggggcaacccgatggtgaccttggatttgactaTGAACGcctttttcaaggtcatttgaaggtcaactttggatttttaaataggaaccccattcttttattgcgggaatggaaagagcggtaaattttacgttcagaatggtatgttcggttgcggcactgaaggtcatctcaatgtcctgcagccagaatgaaaccccgcctacgtaattcctctagcaacgccaaattaaaaaaaagtggtagagaccaaagttgttatataggggggggggggagaattgtgacctcgaatttgagccagtcctacaaggtcatttcaaggtcaaattattttttttcaaactttacttttactttgtatccgagatgaaatcccttcttagatgttctctgtccagcggccaagacgcaaataagtcccgcgctcagtcttgccaccgcgactccgtcgaaccttcccctacgacgcttaactcacgaatgattttcaagcaggcgccccggccccgcgttgtacctgccgcccgaactttcgatttgcaaaaataaaaatagcctccgaaaattgtcgaaagagtcgaaagagccttccgccaaaaatattaacgaaaatttttattaaaaagccaatcatcgatacagaaaaagattaagtaaaacatcgaagtattgtagaaaaacgtcaaagtttgataaaaacgtaaaaaaaatattaaatgttttatttttaaaaaatcataaattgataaaccgtaatgccaaaatatgaatagaattttacaataaaaagccatcgatacagaaaaagaaaaagtaaaacatcgaagtataaagtaaaaaagtttttatatttattttacacacatttattatttgaatcagaaataaattgcattatgtttttttaaataacgttgttgtttttccatttaatttattcataaattattattgttttaagtatgcatagatatacatacatacgtatgtttgtatacatatgctatacacacatacatgtaaacacgcatgttgaaaatacatatgtataagcagaattataaagtttgtaatacataccatgtcgtcacacagattatacatacaattactggcaacagttaatataattatttagtgataattccactgtataaatattttaattctattagaaatatttttgcagcagaaattggtaggtacttaaattttttgcacttttctattagataagtaataataaacaaccaacaacactaaaaaatgtatgttcattatttaaacttgtacaatatgtaagctgtaaaatattgtatttaacacgataataattaattaataacatacatattaatataaaatattgcatctaaagttatgttaatgtaaaaaaatttttatctaacgtaacagaatatttattattgttaacaaatgaagattgtactttttacatcatttcatttaatattaaaaataatacgaatatacattttctattaaaatttttgtattaatgtcttgtataaaaaaagttctgcaatacgtaatgaaggtatttcttgaagaatcaatttacttaaaattaaaaaatgtttgatataatttcaagtcatagcaattattctagaaaatattgtttaagagctaaatattccgattaattacccatattttaaatgtatgtataagtttgatttcacttcataaaatttaataagttaaaataaatcttttactaaaatacaattttaactattttataagttatctattaaaatttacttttaacacttttggaattacaaaatatttatttattatctatttcataaaagcttcctaatcaataaattattttataataaaaaattaataattactatttgcaattaaataattgtttaagtagttttttatttattattttttgcagaaaacagtctaagttctagtaatgcagtagaatttttaaatttatttagatatttatcgacttcaaatactaatttaataattgaaaatatgtgatttgagtcattttttttatttttgtaatatttataatctaagtaaatatgccggactatagtcgaagcgaaattgttgatattttattgattttgggagagtgtcgaagaaattataatgcagcagcacaattatatcggaggcgtttcccaaacagaaatcatcatccatctcgaagtacgatccagagaattgaacagcgagagaggcgaggacctcAAAGATCACGACAACGTCATAGAGTAATGACTATCGAGCGAAATGATCCACGAGTATTGGTGGTGCTTGCTATGATTTATTTAGATCCTCATATTTCAATTCGACAAATAGAAGTACGATCTGGCATCCCAAGAGAAACAGTGAGAAGAATAACAAGACTCCATCGTTaccatccatatcatattact belongs to Nasonia vitripennis strain AsymCx chromosome 2 unlocalized genomic scaffold, Nvit_psr_1.1 chr2_random0007, whole genome shotgun sequence and includes:
- the LOC103315938 gene encoding uncharacterized protein LOC103315938 yields the protein MPDQEAETVACAFYTGWICRFGPPRRLTTDQGRQFESYLFQSLSCLTGTTHLRTTAYHPQANGMVERLHRQLKADIRCHQNDTWTQILPTVLLGIRASWKDDLEATSVELVYGEPLRLPEELLAPSERQQEDPAFFIRQLRGYLQQLRPAAVERHGTTKTFVFKNLATSKHVFIRHDAVKNALQMPLKPAYIVKEDNRDHQPTPTTPTTSPNAADQTQPPPTPQEQPNRHEPAQDERTPDQPTTRRSGRRVRFAERYQAGFS